In Apium graveolens cultivar Ventura chromosome 10, ASM990537v1, whole genome shotgun sequence, the following are encoded in one genomic region:
- the LOC141691130 gene encoding uncharacterized protein LOC141691130, translating to MANMMALPQIPKLTATNYGNWSIQMKVLLGSYDNWDIVESGYDEPVDATTEAALSNAEKIILKETRKKDKKALYTIIQGVDESTFENISNAKTAKDACEILQKSFQGVEKVKKVRLQVLRGEFENLKMKSSEYIGEFIKRLKTVTNEMKRNGESLDDVRVMEKLLRSLTRKFDYVVTSIEESKDLSTISIDELVGSLQVHEQRMNQYDDASHLEKALQSKVSIGDSSGGSSSVRGRGGFKVGYQGGRGRGSYECRAPKVEERSHFAAVKEDKDVGTAMFLTYKRDEEGKKKVWYLDSGASNHMSDPKDLFTEIDETITREVTFSDSSKIPVKGKGKIMIVSKNDEKKYK from the exons ATGGCAAATATGATGGCGCTACCACAAATCCCGAAATTGACGGCAACAAATTACGGGAACTGGAGTATCCAAATGAAGGTGTTACTCGGTTCATACGATAATTGGGATATTGTTGAAAGTGGTTATGACGAGCCCGTAGATGCTACCACTGAGGCGGCCCTTTCAAATGCGGAGAAGATAATTTTGAAAGAGACCCggaaaaaagataaaaaggcgTTATATACAATTATTCAAGGAGTTGACGAATCAACCTTTGAAAATATTTCAAATGCAAAAACGGCGAAAGACGCGTGTGAGATTCTGCAAAAATCATTCCAGGGTGTCGAGAAAGTCAAAAAGGTTCGGCTCCAAGTACTACGTGGGGAGtttgaaaatttaaaaatgaagagTTCTGAATATATTGGTGAATTTATTAAACGTTTGAAAACGGTGACAAATGAGATGAAAAGAAATGGTGAAAGTCTCGACGATGTTCGGGTGATGGAAAAATTACTCCGTTCGTTGACAAGGAAATTTGATTACGTTGTTACTTCTATCGAGGAGTCAAAGGACTTGTCCACAATTTCCATTGATGAGCTGGTTGGTTCACTTCAAGTGCATGAGCAGCGgatgaaccagtatgatgatgCAAGCCATCTGGAGAAGGCGTTACAAAGTAAAGTATCCATTGGCGACAGTTCTGGAGGTAGCAGTTCTGTACGTGGAAGAGGTGGTTTTAAAGTTGGCTACCAAGGTGGACGAGGACGTGGAAG TTACGAGTGTAGAGCACCAAAAGTGGAAGAAAGGAGTCATTTTGCTGCAGTAAAAGAAGACAAAGATGTTGGCACTGCTATGTTTCTCACTTACAAACGAGACGAGGAAGGAAAGAAGAAAGTTTGGTATCTTGATTCCGGTGCGAGCAATCACATGTCTGACCCCAAGGATTTATTTACGGAGATAGACGAGACCATCACAAGAGAAGTTACTTTTAGCGATTCTTCAAAGATACCGGTCAAGGGAAAAGGTAAAATTATGATTGTGTCAAAGAATGATGAGAAAAAgtataaatga